One region of Choristoneura fumiferana chromosome 3, NRCan_CFum_1, whole genome shotgun sequence genomic DNA includes:
- the Wdr82 gene encoding WD repeat domain 82 has translation MMMKLVDQVVRSFKVAKVFRENTDKINSIDFSPSGETLISCSEDDQIVIYDCEKGTQMITVNSKKYGVDLIHFTHAKNTAIHSSTKVDDTIRYLSLHDNKYIRYFPGHTKKVVTLCLSPVEDTFLSGSLDKTLRLWDLRSPNCQGLMHLSGRPVAAYDPEGLIFAAGVNSESIKLYDLRSFDKGPFVTFKLNQEKECDWTGLKFSRDGKTMLISTNGSIIRLVDAYHGTPLQTFTGHLNNKGIPIEASFSPDSQYIFSGSTDGRVHVWNADTGYKVCVLNGDHPAPIQCVQFNPKFMMLASACTNMAFWLPTIDDV, from the coding sequence atgatgatgaaattagtTGACCAAGTGGTTCGAAGTTTTAAGGTCGCCAAGGTGTTCAGGGAAAATACAGACAAAATAAACAGTATAGATTTTTCACCAAGTGGAGAGACTTTAATATCGTGTAGTGAAGATGACCAGATAGTTATATACGACTGTGAAAAAGGCACCCAGATGATAACAGTAAACAGTAAAAAATATGGTGTTGATCTAATACACTTCACACATGCTAAAAATACTGCAATCCACAGTTCTACTAAAGTTGACGATACAATCAGGTATCTCTCGCTCCACGACAATAAATACATCAGATACTTCCCAGGGCATACAAAGAAGGTTGTGACATTATGTTTATCACCAGTGGAAGATACATTTTTATCTGGATCTCTAGACAAAACACTACGCTTGTGGGATCTCCGATCACCAAACTGCCAAGGATTAATGCATTTGTCTGGGCGACCTGTAGCTGCATATGACCCTGAAGGCTTAATATTTGCAGCTGGAGTTAACTCTGAAAGTATTAAACTATATGATCTACGGTCATTTGACAAAGGCCCTTTTGTAACATTCAAACTAAATCAAGAAAAAGAATGTGATTGGACAGGATTAAAATTCTCACGTGATGGGAAAACAATGCTTATAAGCACAAATGGGTCAATAATTAGATTAGTAGATGCATACCATGGTACTCCACTACAAACATTCACAGGCCATCTTAATAACAAAGGTATACCAATTGAGGCATCTTTTAGCCCTGACTCACAGTACATATTCAGTGGCTCCACTGATGGAAGGGTTCATGTCTGGAATGCAGATACTGGATACAAAGTCTGCGTCCTTAATGGTGATCATCCAGCTCCTATACAGTGTGTTCAATTTAATCCTAAGTTTATGATGTTAGCATCAGCATGTACTAATATGGCATTCTGGCTGCCCACTATTGATGATGTTTGA